A single genomic interval of Suncus etruscus isolate mSunEtr1 chromosome 12, mSunEtr1.pri.cur, whole genome shotgun sequence harbors:
- the ANKRD63 gene encoding LOW QUALITY PROTEIN: ankyrin repeat domain-containing protein 63 (The sequence of the model RefSeq protein was modified relative to this genomic sequence to represent the inferred CDS: inserted 2 bases in 1 codon; deleted 1 base in 1 codon), whose product MLKPKDLCPRAGTRTFLEAMQAGKLHLARFVLDALDRSIIDGRAEQGRTPLMEAVALPDPALRGRFVRLLLEQGAAVNLRDERGRTALSLACERGHLDAVQLLVQFSGDPEAADAAGNSPVMWAAACGHGAVLEFLVRSFRRLGLRLDRTNRAGLTALQLAAARGHGRCVQALTGPWGRAAAAAAARAAPRADSPPGPGPRSPERRRPSPRRLPRPLLARFARAAGGGGGHGHDGAHDRAHGHDGAXHGPGPGHGRPRPQGGERPELGRSLSLALGSVTEQEAARLRAEALRAPPDSPGARAPAAGSCAAAASSGRWRSHLGLEAAPPAFAPAPPAGLSPHPDGAAGCGRLGLRRRSTAPDIPSLVGEATGARSGPEAEAAADALPLPPVSGPVAPGPQPQAWREGPEEAVALRAQQ is encoded by the exons ATGCTCAAGCCCAAGGACCTGTGCCCCCGCGCGGGCACGCGCACCTTCCTGGAGGCCATGCAGGCGGGCAAGCTGCACCTGGCGCGCTTCGTGCTGGACGCGCTGGACCGCAGCATCATCGACGGGCGCGCCGAGCAGGGCCGCACGCCGCTCATGGAGGCCGTGGCGCTGCCGGACCCGGCGCTGCGCGGCCGCTTCGTGCGGCTGCTGCTGGAGCAGGGCGCGGCGGTGAACCTGCGCGACGAGCGCGGCCGCACGGCGCTGAGCCTGGCGTGCGAGCGCGGCCACCTGGACGCCGTGCAGCTGCTGGTGCAGTTCAGCGGCGACCCCGAGGCGGCCGACGCGGCGGGCAACAGCCCGGTCATGTGGGCGGCGGCCTGCGGCCACGGCGCGGTGCTCGAGTTCCTGGTGCGCTCCTTCCGCCGCCTGGGGCTGCGCCTCGACCGCACCAACCGCGCCGGCCTCACGGCGCTGCAGCTGGCCGCCGCGCGGGGCCACGGCCGCTGCGTGCAGGCGCTCACCGGGCCCTGGGGCCGCGCGGCCGCCGCGGCCGCCGCCAGGGCCGCGCCGCGCGCCGACAGCCCGCCCGGCCCGGGGCCCCGCAGCCCCGAGCGCCGGCGGCCGAGCCCGCGCCGCCTGCCCCGGCCGCTGCTGGCCAGGTTCGCGCgcgcggcgggcggcggcggcggccacgGCCACGACGGCGCCCACGACCGCGCCCACGGCCACGACGGCGC CcacggccccggccccggccacGGCCGGCCCCGGCCGCAGGGCGGCGAGCGCCCCGAGCTGGGCCGCAGCCTCAGCCTGGCCCTGGGCTCCGTGACCGAGCAGGAGGCGGCCCGGCTGCGCGCCGAGGCCCTGCGGGCGCCCCCGGACTCGCCCGGCGCCCGGGCCCCGGCCGCCGGCTCctgcgccgccgccgcctcctccggGCGCTGGCGCTCGCACCTGGGGCTCGAGGCTGCGCCCCCGGCCTTCGCGCCCGCGCCC CCCGCCGGGCTGAGCCCCCACCCCGACGGAGCCGCGGGCTGTGGCCGGCTGGGCCTGCGCCGACGCTCCACCGCGCCGGACATCCCCAGCCTGGTCGGGGAGGCGACGGGCGCCCGGAGCGGCCCCGAGGCGGAGGCGGCGGCCGACGCGCTGCCGCTGCCACCCGTCTCCGGCCCCGTGGCGCCCGGGCCTCAGCCCCAGGCCTGGCGGGAGGGCCCGGAGGAGGCCGTGGCGCTGCGTGCTCAGCAGTAA